The following coding sequences lie in one Panicum virgatum strain AP13 chromosome 6N, P.virgatum_v5, whole genome shotgun sequence genomic window:
- the LOC120678499 gene encoding uncharacterized protein LOC120678499 isoform X3: MIEGSWWLKPSPAAMEDQGLEALKEGGLCAETPSSYQQHRHSRSAISTYASVPDISPRLSDHIPTTNRNKMLHKRYSLNLPDQLPEHRIITTAEKTERTISKSGLRNCVPCPNFELLESVADLAWEIAVLEEEVVRKELHLLSLYKAAFDQYLGVSPRASAQVEQESQRQPSRKTADEGTLRLRNIKESAAYNLPTLSDSKRHTQELSRSSSGRSSLANFLSASITEYVPKISCKLSEDILRCISAVYCKLASRPLKEANSETLSTPSLSCASSSFSLKYPVDSWSPRCHYNADTTSETYGSFDGSNGQYTGMIIFPRIHIDEDKFEYASKMLDTIRTLIKRLEKIDPTKMAHEEQLCFWINIHNALVMHAFMAYGLQEKRMKSTDMILKAAYNVGGHSVNSQIIQNSILGCQSHRPSLWVRTLFTPMKKSGSSIHPYALRHPEPIAHFALSTGAFSDPPVRLYTAKKLYHQLEQARTEFIQANVMVRKQTIFLPKVLHFYAKDAALDLPDLIDMVCESMPELQQKEIRQYLKRRVDKCVEWLPYKSSFRYTVHRSLAE; this comes from the exons ATGATTGAGG GTTCTTGGTGGCTGAAGCCTAGCCCAGCAGCCATGGAGGACCAAGGACTAGAGGCCCTAAAGGAAGGAGGACTCTGTGCAGAAACACCATCTTCTTATCAGCAACACCGACACTCAAGAAG tGCTATAAGCACATATGCAAGTGTCCCTGACATATCCCCGCGCCTCTCCGATCACATACCT ACAACCAATCGCAATAAGATGCTCCATAAAAGATATTCGCTTAACCTCCCAGACCAATTGCCGGAGCATCGCATCATCACAACTGCAGAGAAAACTGAAAGAACTATTTCAAAG TCAGGACTCAGGAACTGTGTTCCATGTCCAAATTTTGAACTACTCGAA TCTGTTGCAGACTTGGCCTGGGAGATTGCAGTGCTTGAGGAGGAAGTTGTTCGCAAGGAACTGCACCTGCTGTCCTTGTACAAAGCAGCATTTGATCAATATCTCGGCGTCTCTCCTCGTGCTTCTGCTCAG GTGGAGCAAGAATCACAGCGTCAACCCAGCAGAAAAACTGCTGACGAGGGCACCCTTCGCCTGAGAAACATCAAGGAGTCTGCAGCCTATAACCTGCCAACACTCTCTGATTCTAAACGC CATACGCAGGAGCTATCAAGATCATCTTCAGGGCGGTCTAGCCTTGCAAACTTCTTGAGTGCTTCTATAACTGAATATGTGCCCAAGATCTCCTGCAAACTTTCAGAGGACATACTTAGGTGCATTTCTGCTGTCTACTGCAAACTTGCCAGCAGGCCATTGAAAGAGGCAAATTCTGAGACCTTGTCCACTCCTTCTTTATCATGTGCATCGAGTTCCTTTTCTCTGAAGTACCCTGTCGATAGTTGGAGCCCTCGGTGCCATTACAATGCTGACACAACCTCTGAAACATACGGTTCATTTGATGGGAGTAATGGGCAATACACTGGGATGATAATTTTCCCAAGGATACATATAGATGAAGACAAATTTGAATATGCCTCCAAaatgctggatacaatcag AACGCTGATAAAACGTCTGGAGAAGATTGATCCTACAAAGATGGCGCATGAAGAGCAACTCTGTTTTTGGATTAACATCCACAATGCTTTGGTTATGCAT GCTTTCATGGCTTATGGGCTACAGGAAAAACGCATGAAAAGTACTGACATGATTCTGAAG GCTGCTTATAATGTGGGCGGACATTCAGTAAACTCCCAAATTATTCAGAACTCAATTCTTGGATGTCAATCTCACCGCCCTTCACTG TGGGTTCGCACGCTATTTACGCCAATGAAAAAATCAGGGAGCTCCATACATCCATATGCACTTCGTCATCCAGAGCCAATTGCTCACTTTGCTCTTTCCACAGGCGCATTTTCAGATCCACCA GTAAGGCTATACACAGCCAAAAAATTATACCACCAACTGGAGCAAGCCAGGACTGAGTTCATTCAAGCAAATGTCATGGTCAGGAAGCAGACCATCTTCCTACCCAAAGTTCTCCACTTTTATGCAAAGGATGCTGCGCTAGATTTGCCTGACCTGATTGACATGGTATGTGAGAGCATGCCTGAACTACAGCAAAAAGAGATCAGACAATATCTTAAGAGGCGAGTTGACAAGTGTGTTGAGTGGCTACCCTACAAATCTTCTTTCAGATATACTGTACATAGGAGTTTGGCTGAGTAG
- the LOC120678499 gene encoding uncharacterized protein LOC120678499 isoform X6: protein MIEGSWWLKPSPAAMEDQGLEALKEGGLCAETPSSYQQHRHSRSAISTYASVPDISPRLSDHIPTTNRNKMLHKRYSLNLPDQLPEHRIITTAEKTERTISKSVADLAWEIAVLEEEVVRKELHLLSLYKAAFDQYLGVSPRASAQVEQESQRQPSRKTADEGTLRLRNIKESAAYNLPTLSDSKRHTQELSRSSSGRSSLANFLSASITEYVPKISCKLSEDILRCISAVYCKLASRPLKEANSETLSTPSLSCASSSFSLKYPVDSWSPRCHYNADTTSETYGSFDGSNGQYTGMIIFPRIHIDEDKFEYASKMLDTIRTLIKRLEKIDPTKMAHEEQLCFWINIHNALVMHAFMAYGLQEKRMKSTDMILKAAYNVGGHSVNSQIIQNSILGCQSHRPSLWVRTLFTPMKKSGSSIHPYALRHPEPIAHFALSTGAFSDPPVRLYTAKKLYHQLEQARTEFIQANVMVRKQTIFLPKVLHFYAKDAALDLPDLIDMVCESMPELQQKEIRQYLKRRVDKCVEWLPYKSSFRYTVHRSLAE from the exons ATGATTGAGG GTTCTTGGTGGCTGAAGCCTAGCCCAGCAGCCATGGAGGACCAAGGACTAGAGGCCCTAAAGGAAGGAGGACTCTGTGCAGAAACACCATCTTCTTATCAGCAACACCGACACTCAAGAAG tGCTATAAGCACATATGCAAGTGTCCCTGACATATCCCCGCGCCTCTCCGATCACATACCT ACAACCAATCGCAATAAGATGCTCCATAAAAGATATTCGCTTAACCTCCCAGACCAATTGCCGGAGCATCGCATCATCACAACTGCAGAGAAAACTGAAAGAACTATTTCAAAG TCTGTTGCAGACTTGGCCTGGGAGATTGCAGTGCTTGAGGAGGAAGTTGTTCGCAAGGAACTGCACCTGCTGTCCTTGTACAAAGCAGCATTTGATCAATATCTCGGCGTCTCTCCTCGTGCTTCTGCTCAG GTGGAGCAAGAATCACAGCGTCAACCCAGCAGAAAAACTGCTGACGAGGGCACCCTTCGCCTGAGAAACATCAAGGAGTCTGCAGCCTATAACCTGCCAACACTCTCTGATTCTAAACGC CATACGCAGGAGCTATCAAGATCATCTTCAGGGCGGTCTAGCCTTGCAAACTTCTTGAGTGCTTCTATAACTGAATATGTGCCCAAGATCTCCTGCAAACTTTCAGAGGACATACTTAGGTGCATTTCTGCTGTCTACTGCAAACTTGCCAGCAGGCCATTGAAAGAGGCAAATTCTGAGACCTTGTCCACTCCTTCTTTATCATGTGCATCGAGTTCCTTTTCTCTGAAGTACCCTGTCGATAGTTGGAGCCCTCGGTGCCATTACAATGCTGACACAACCTCTGAAACATACGGTTCATTTGATGGGAGTAATGGGCAATACACTGGGATGATAATTTTCCCAAGGATACATATAGATGAAGACAAATTTGAATATGCCTCCAAaatgctggatacaatcag AACGCTGATAAAACGTCTGGAGAAGATTGATCCTACAAAGATGGCGCATGAAGAGCAACTCTGTTTTTGGATTAACATCCACAATGCTTTGGTTATGCAT GCTTTCATGGCTTATGGGCTACAGGAAAAACGCATGAAAAGTACTGACATGATTCTGAAG GCTGCTTATAATGTGGGCGGACATTCAGTAAACTCCCAAATTATTCAGAACTCAATTCTTGGATGTCAATCTCACCGCCCTTCACTG TGGGTTCGCACGCTATTTACGCCAATGAAAAAATCAGGGAGCTCCATACATCCATATGCACTTCGTCATCCAGAGCCAATTGCTCACTTTGCTCTTTCCACAGGCGCATTTTCAGATCCACCA GTAAGGCTATACACAGCCAAAAAATTATACCACCAACTGGAGCAAGCCAGGACTGAGTTCATTCAAGCAAATGTCATGGTCAGGAAGCAGACCATCTTCCTACCCAAAGTTCTCCACTTTTATGCAAAGGATGCTGCGCTAGATTTGCCTGACCTGATTGACATGGTATGTGAGAGCATGCCTGAACTACAGCAAAAAGAGATCAGACAATATCTTAAGAGGCGAGTTGACAAGTGTGTTGAGTGGCTACCCTACAAATCTTCTTTCAGATATACTGTACATAGGAGTTTGGCTGAGTAG
- the LOC120678499 gene encoding uncharacterized protein LOC120678499 isoform X4, translated as MISEFSRLISSWWLKPSPAAMEDQGLEALKEGGLCAETPSSYQQHRHSRSAISTYASVPDISPRLSDHIPTTNRNKMLHKRYSLNLPDQLPEHRIITTAEKTERTISKSVADLAWEIAVLEEEVVRKELHLLSLYKAAFDQYLGVSPRASAQVEQESQRQPSRKTADEGTLRLRNIKESAAYNLPTLSDSKRHTQELSRSSSGRSSLANFLSASITEYVPKISCKLSEDILRCISAVYCKLASRPLKEANSETLSTPSLSCASSSFSLKYPVDSWSPRCHYNADTTSETYGSFDGSNGQYTGMIIFPRIHIDEDKFEYASKMLDTIRTLIKRLEKIDPTKMAHEEQLCFWINIHNALVMHAFMAYGLQEKRMKSTDMILKAAYNVGGHSVNSQIIQNSILGCQSHRPSLWVRTLFTPMKKSGSSIHPYALRHPEPIAHFALSTGAFSDPPVRLYTAKKLYHQLEQARTEFIQANVMVRKQTIFLPKVLHFYAKDAALDLPDLIDMVCESMPELQQKEIRQYLKRRVDKCVEWLPYKSSFRYTVHRSLAE; from the exons ATGATAAGCGAGTTCAGCCGGCTCATCA GTTCTTGGTGGCTGAAGCCTAGCCCAGCAGCCATGGAGGACCAAGGACTAGAGGCCCTAAAGGAAGGAGGACTCTGTGCAGAAACACCATCTTCTTATCAGCAACACCGACACTCAAGAAG tGCTATAAGCACATATGCAAGTGTCCCTGACATATCCCCGCGCCTCTCCGATCACATACCT ACAACCAATCGCAATAAGATGCTCCATAAAAGATATTCGCTTAACCTCCCAGACCAATTGCCGGAGCATCGCATCATCACAACTGCAGAGAAAACTGAAAGAACTATTTCAAAG TCTGTTGCAGACTTGGCCTGGGAGATTGCAGTGCTTGAGGAGGAAGTTGTTCGCAAGGAACTGCACCTGCTGTCCTTGTACAAAGCAGCATTTGATCAATATCTCGGCGTCTCTCCTCGTGCTTCTGCTCAG GTGGAGCAAGAATCACAGCGTCAACCCAGCAGAAAAACTGCTGACGAGGGCACCCTTCGCCTGAGAAACATCAAGGAGTCTGCAGCCTATAACCTGCCAACACTCTCTGATTCTAAACGC CATACGCAGGAGCTATCAAGATCATCTTCAGGGCGGTCTAGCCTTGCAAACTTCTTGAGTGCTTCTATAACTGAATATGTGCCCAAGATCTCCTGCAAACTTTCAGAGGACATACTTAGGTGCATTTCTGCTGTCTACTGCAAACTTGCCAGCAGGCCATTGAAAGAGGCAAATTCTGAGACCTTGTCCACTCCTTCTTTATCATGTGCATCGAGTTCCTTTTCTCTGAAGTACCCTGTCGATAGTTGGAGCCCTCGGTGCCATTACAATGCTGACACAACCTCTGAAACATACGGTTCATTTGATGGGAGTAATGGGCAATACACTGGGATGATAATTTTCCCAAGGATACATATAGATGAAGACAAATTTGAATATGCCTCCAAaatgctggatacaatcag AACGCTGATAAAACGTCTGGAGAAGATTGATCCTACAAAGATGGCGCATGAAGAGCAACTCTGTTTTTGGATTAACATCCACAATGCTTTGGTTATGCAT GCTTTCATGGCTTATGGGCTACAGGAAAAACGCATGAAAAGTACTGACATGATTCTGAAG GCTGCTTATAATGTGGGCGGACATTCAGTAAACTCCCAAATTATTCAGAACTCAATTCTTGGATGTCAATCTCACCGCCCTTCACTG TGGGTTCGCACGCTATTTACGCCAATGAAAAAATCAGGGAGCTCCATACATCCATATGCACTTCGTCATCCAGAGCCAATTGCTCACTTTGCTCTTTCCACAGGCGCATTTTCAGATCCACCA GTAAGGCTATACACAGCCAAAAAATTATACCACCAACTGGAGCAAGCCAGGACTGAGTTCATTCAAGCAAATGTCATGGTCAGGAAGCAGACCATCTTCCTACCCAAAGTTCTCCACTTTTATGCAAAGGATGCTGCGCTAGATTTGCCTGACCTGATTGACATGGTATGTGAGAGCATGCCTGAACTACAGCAAAAAGAGATCAGACAATATCTTAAGAGGCGAGTTGACAAGTGTGTTGAGTGGCTACCCTACAAATCTTCTTTCAGATATACTGTACATAGGAGTTTGGCTGAGTAG
- the LOC120678499 gene encoding uncharacterized protein LOC120678499 isoform X2, whose product MISEFSRLISSWWLKPSPAAMEDQGLEALKEGGLCAETPSSYQQHRHSRSAISTYASVPDISPRLSDHIPTTNRNKMLHKRYSLNLPDQLPEHRIITTAEKTERTISKSGLRNCVPCPNFELLESVADLAWEIAVLEEEVVRKELHLLSLYKAAFDQYLGVSPRASAQVEQESQRQPSRKTADEGTLRLRNIKESAAYNLPTLSDSKRELSRSSSGRSSLANFLSASITEYVPKISCKLSEDILRCISAVYCKLASRPLKEANSETLSTPSLSCASSSFSLKYPVDSWSPRCHYNADTTSETYGSFDGSNGQYTGMIIFPRIHIDEDKFEYASKMLDTIRTLIKRLEKIDPTKMAHEEQLCFWINIHNALVMHAFMAYGLQEKRMKSTDMILKAAYNVGGHSVNSQIIQNSILGCQSHRPSLWVRTLFTPMKKSGSSIHPYALRHPEPIAHFALSTGAFSDPPVRLYTAKKLYHQLEQARTEFIQANVMVRKQTIFLPKVLHFYAKDAALDLPDLIDMVCESMPELQQKEIRQYLKRRVDKCVEWLPYKSSFRYTVHRSLAE is encoded by the exons ATGATAAGCGAGTTCAGCCGGCTCATCA GTTCTTGGTGGCTGAAGCCTAGCCCAGCAGCCATGGAGGACCAAGGACTAGAGGCCCTAAAGGAAGGAGGACTCTGTGCAGAAACACCATCTTCTTATCAGCAACACCGACACTCAAGAAG tGCTATAAGCACATATGCAAGTGTCCCTGACATATCCCCGCGCCTCTCCGATCACATACCT ACAACCAATCGCAATAAGATGCTCCATAAAAGATATTCGCTTAACCTCCCAGACCAATTGCCGGAGCATCGCATCATCACAACTGCAGAGAAAACTGAAAGAACTATTTCAAAG TCAGGACTCAGGAACTGTGTTCCATGTCCAAATTTTGAACTACTCGAA TCTGTTGCAGACTTGGCCTGGGAGATTGCAGTGCTTGAGGAGGAAGTTGTTCGCAAGGAACTGCACCTGCTGTCCTTGTACAAAGCAGCATTTGATCAATATCTCGGCGTCTCTCCTCGTGCTTCTGCTCAG GTGGAGCAAGAATCACAGCGTCAACCCAGCAGAAAAACTGCTGACGAGGGCACCCTTCGCCTGAGAAACATCAAGGAGTCTGCAGCCTATAACCTGCCAACACTCTCTGATTCTAAACGC GAGCTATCAAGATCATCTTCAGGGCGGTCTAGCCTTGCAAACTTCTTGAGTGCTTCTATAACTGAATATGTGCCCAAGATCTCCTGCAAACTTTCAGAGGACATACTTAGGTGCATTTCTGCTGTCTACTGCAAACTTGCCAGCAGGCCATTGAAAGAGGCAAATTCTGAGACCTTGTCCACTCCTTCTTTATCATGTGCATCGAGTTCCTTTTCTCTGAAGTACCCTGTCGATAGTTGGAGCCCTCGGTGCCATTACAATGCTGACACAACCTCTGAAACATACGGTTCATTTGATGGGAGTAATGGGCAATACACTGGGATGATAATTTTCCCAAGGATACATATAGATGAAGACAAATTTGAATATGCCTCCAAaatgctggatacaatcag AACGCTGATAAAACGTCTGGAGAAGATTGATCCTACAAAGATGGCGCATGAAGAGCAACTCTGTTTTTGGATTAACATCCACAATGCTTTGGTTATGCAT GCTTTCATGGCTTATGGGCTACAGGAAAAACGCATGAAAAGTACTGACATGATTCTGAAG GCTGCTTATAATGTGGGCGGACATTCAGTAAACTCCCAAATTATTCAGAACTCAATTCTTGGATGTCAATCTCACCGCCCTTCACTG TGGGTTCGCACGCTATTTACGCCAATGAAAAAATCAGGGAGCTCCATACATCCATATGCACTTCGTCATCCAGAGCCAATTGCTCACTTTGCTCTTTCCACAGGCGCATTTTCAGATCCACCA GTAAGGCTATACACAGCCAAAAAATTATACCACCAACTGGAGCAAGCCAGGACTGAGTTCATTCAAGCAAATGTCATGGTCAGGAAGCAGACCATCTTCCTACCCAAAGTTCTCCACTTTTATGCAAAGGATGCTGCGCTAGATTTGCCTGACCTGATTGACATGGTATGTGAGAGCATGCCTGAACTACAGCAAAAAGAGATCAGACAATATCTTAAGAGGCGAGTTGACAAGTGTGTTGAGTGGCTACCCTACAAATCTTCTTTCAGATATACTGTACATAGGAGTTTGGCTGAGTAG
- the LOC120678499 gene encoding uncharacterized protein LOC120678499 isoform X1, giving the protein MISEFSRLISSWWLKPSPAAMEDQGLEALKEGGLCAETPSSYQQHRHSRSAISTYASVPDISPRLSDHIPTTNRNKMLHKRYSLNLPDQLPEHRIITTAEKTERTISKSGLRNCVPCPNFELLESVADLAWEIAVLEEEVVRKELHLLSLYKAAFDQYLGVSPRASAQVEQESQRQPSRKTADEGTLRLRNIKESAAYNLPTLSDSKRHTQELSRSSSGRSSLANFLSASITEYVPKISCKLSEDILRCISAVYCKLASRPLKEANSETLSTPSLSCASSSFSLKYPVDSWSPRCHYNADTTSETYGSFDGSNGQYTGMIIFPRIHIDEDKFEYASKMLDTIRTLIKRLEKIDPTKMAHEEQLCFWINIHNALVMHAFMAYGLQEKRMKSTDMILKAAYNVGGHSVNSQIIQNSILGCQSHRPSLWVRTLFTPMKKSGSSIHPYALRHPEPIAHFALSTGAFSDPPVRLYTAKKLYHQLEQARTEFIQANVMVRKQTIFLPKVLHFYAKDAALDLPDLIDMVCESMPELQQKEIRQYLKRRVDKCVEWLPYKSSFRYTVHRSLAE; this is encoded by the exons ATGATAAGCGAGTTCAGCCGGCTCATCA GTTCTTGGTGGCTGAAGCCTAGCCCAGCAGCCATGGAGGACCAAGGACTAGAGGCCCTAAAGGAAGGAGGACTCTGTGCAGAAACACCATCTTCTTATCAGCAACACCGACACTCAAGAAG tGCTATAAGCACATATGCAAGTGTCCCTGACATATCCCCGCGCCTCTCCGATCACATACCT ACAACCAATCGCAATAAGATGCTCCATAAAAGATATTCGCTTAACCTCCCAGACCAATTGCCGGAGCATCGCATCATCACAACTGCAGAGAAAACTGAAAGAACTATTTCAAAG TCAGGACTCAGGAACTGTGTTCCATGTCCAAATTTTGAACTACTCGAA TCTGTTGCAGACTTGGCCTGGGAGATTGCAGTGCTTGAGGAGGAAGTTGTTCGCAAGGAACTGCACCTGCTGTCCTTGTACAAAGCAGCATTTGATCAATATCTCGGCGTCTCTCCTCGTGCTTCTGCTCAG GTGGAGCAAGAATCACAGCGTCAACCCAGCAGAAAAACTGCTGACGAGGGCACCCTTCGCCTGAGAAACATCAAGGAGTCTGCAGCCTATAACCTGCCAACACTCTCTGATTCTAAACGC CATACGCAGGAGCTATCAAGATCATCTTCAGGGCGGTCTAGCCTTGCAAACTTCTTGAGTGCTTCTATAACTGAATATGTGCCCAAGATCTCCTGCAAACTTTCAGAGGACATACTTAGGTGCATTTCTGCTGTCTACTGCAAACTTGCCAGCAGGCCATTGAAAGAGGCAAATTCTGAGACCTTGTCCACTCCTTCTTTATCATGTGCATCGAGTTCCTTTTCTCTGAAGTACCCTGTCGATAGTTGGAGCCCTCGGTGCCATTACAATGCTGACACAACCTCTGAAACATACGGTTCATTTGATGGGAGTAATGGGCAATACACTGGGATGATAATTTTCCCAAGGATACATATAGATGAAGACAAATTTGAATATGCCTCCAAaatgctggatacaatcag AACGCTGATAAAACGTCTGGAGAAGATTGATCCTACAAAGATGGCGCATGAAGAGCAACTCTGTTTTTGGATTAACATCCACAATGCTTTGGTTATGCAT GCTTTCATGGCTTATGGGCTACAGGAAAAACGCATGAAAAGTACTGACATGATTCTGAAG GCTGCTTATAATGTGGGCGGACATTCAGTAAACTCCCAAATTATTCAGAACTCAATTCTTGGATGTCAATCTCACCGCCCTTCACTG TGGGTTCGCACGCTATTTACGCCAATGAAAAAATCAGGGAGCTCCATACATCCATATGCACTTCGTCATCCAGAGCCAATTGCTCACTTTGCTCTTTCCACAGGCGCATTTTCAGATCCACCA GTAAGGCTATACACAGCCAAAAAATTATACCACCAACTGGAGCAAGCCAGGACTGAGTTCATTCAAGCAAATGTCATGGTCAGGAAGCAGACCATCTTCCTACCCAAAGTTCTCCACTTTTATGCAAAGGATGCTGCGCTAGATTTGCCTGACCTGATTGACATGGTATGTGAGAGCATGCCTGAACTACAGCAAAAAGAGATCAGACAATATCTTAAGAGGCGAGTTGACAAGTGTGTTGAGTGGCTACCCTACAAATCTTCTTTCAGATATACTGTACATAGGAGTTTGGCTGAGTAG
- the LOC120678499 gene encoding uncharacterized protein LOC120678499 isoform X5, with product MEDQGLEALKEGGLCAETPSSYQQHRHSRSAISTYASVPDISPRLSDHIPTTNRNKMLHKRYSLNLPDQLPEHRIITTAEKTERTISKSGLRNCVPCPNFELLESVADLAWEIAVLEEEVVRKELHLLSLYKAAFDQYLGVSPRASAQVEQESQRQPSRKTADEGTLRLRNIKESAAYNLPTLSDSKRHTQELSRSSSGRSSLANFLSASITEYVPKISCKLSEDILRCISAVYCKLASRPLKEANSETLSTPSLSCASSSFSLKYPVDSWSPRCHYNADTTSETYGSFDGSNGQYTGMIIFPRIHIDEDKFEYASKMLDTIRTLIKRLEKIDPTKMAHEEQLCFWINIHNALVMHAFMAYGLQEKRMKSTDMILKAAYNVGGHSVNSQIIQNSILGCQSHRPSLWVRTLFTPMKKSGSSIHPYALRHPEPIAHFALSTGAFSDPPVRLYTAKKLYHQLEQARTEFIQANVMVRKQTIFLPKVLHFYAKDAALDLPDLIDMVCESMPELQQKEIRQYLKRRVDKCVEWLPYKSSFRYTVHRSLAE from the exons ATGGAGGACCAAGGACTAGAGGCCCTAAAGGAAGGAGGACTCTGTGCAGAAACACCATCTTCTTATCAGCAACACCGACACTCAAGAAG tGCTATAAGCACATATGCAAGTGTCCCTGACATATCCCCGCGCCTCTCCGATCACATACCT ACAACCAATCGCAATAAGATGCTCCATAAAAGATATTCGCTTAACCTCCCAGACCAATTGCCGGAGCATCGCATCATCACAACTGCAGAGAAAACTGAAAGAACTATTTCAAAG TCAGGACTCAGGAACTGTGTTCCATGTCCAAATTTTGAACTACTCGAA TCTGTTGCAGACTTGGCCTGGGAGATTGCAGTGCTTGAGGAGGAAGTTGTTCGCAAGGAACTGCACCTGCTGTCCTTGTACAAAGCAGCATTTGATCAATATCTCGGCGTCTCTCCTCGTGCTTCTGCTCAG GTGGAGCAAGAATCACAGCGTCAACCCAGCAGAAAAACTGCTGACGAGGGCACCCTTCGCCTGAGAAACATCAAGGAGTCTGCAGCCTATAACCTGCCAACACTCTCTGATTCTAAACGC CATACGCAGGAGCTATCAAGATCATCTTCAGGGCGGTCTAGCCTTGCAAACTTCTTGAGTGCTTCTATAACTGAATATGTGCCCAAGATCTCCTGCAAACTTTCAGAGGACATACTTAGGTGCATTTCTGCTGTCTACTGCAAACTTGCCAGCAGGCCATTGAAAGAGGCAAATTCTGAGACCTTGTCCACTCCTTCTTTATCATGTGCATCGAGTTCCTTTTCTCTGAAGTACCCTGTCGATAGTTGGAGCCCTCGGTGCCATTACAATGCTGACACAACCTCTGAAACATACGGTTCATTTGATGGGAGTAATGGGCAATACACTGGGATGATAATTTTCCCAAGGATACATATAGATGAAGACAAATTTGAATATGCCTCCAAaatgctggatacaatcag AACGCTGATAAAACGTCTGGAGAAGATTGATCCTACAAAGATGGCGCATGAAGAGCAACTCTGTTTTTGGATTAACATCCACAATGCTTTGGTTATGCAT GCTTTCATGGCTTATGGGCTACAGGAAAAACGCATGAAAAGTACTGACATGATTCTGAAG GCTGCTTATAATGTGGGCGGACATTCAGTAAACTCCCAAATTATTCAGAACTCAATTCTTGGATGTCAATCTCACCGCCCTTCACTG TGGGTTCGCACGCTATTTACGCCAATGAAAAAATCAGGGAGCTCCATACATCCATATGCACTTCGTCATCCAGAGCCAATTGCTCACTTTGCTCTTTCCACAGGCGCATTTTCAGATCCACCA GTAAGGCTATACACAGCCAAAAAATTATACCACCAACTGGAGCAAGCCAGGACTGAGTTCATTCAAGCAAATGTCATGGTCAGGAAGCAGACCATCTTCCTACCCAAAGTTCTCCACTTTTATGCAAAGGATGCTGCGCTAGATTTGCCTGACCTGATTGACATGGTATGTGAGAGCATGCCTGAACTACAGCAAAAAGAGATCAGACAATATCTTAAGAGGCGAGTTGACAAGTGTGTTGAGTGGCTACCCTACAAATCTTCTTTCAGATATACTGTACATAGGAGTTTGGCTGAGTAG